ATCTGTCGCTAAGGTGAGGTGGTGGCATCTGTTTGTGGAATTATGGATGAGATCTTTATAATTAATTAAAGATCGCTCTCTACTCAGGCTGAAGCGCAACAAACATCTCAAAAGAAGCCACAGCGGACTCAGTTAGGCTCATCCAGAAAGGCAAAATTTGAAGACTGGGGTGAGACACCATATAAATAAAGCGCGTCTGCGTATCTACTGTATGTGTGATGTAAACGGGATGCAAAATAAGCAAAAACAGCAGAACTGCACTGTCAGTGGAAACCAGCATAGAGACAGTTGAAGATCTGGGAGTGCAGAGGTCCACGGAGGGGTGTGCCGGCGCTGTTCCTAAACACGACTAAACTACAGCATGTCAGAATGACAGATGACGCCGTCCCGGCGTCGCATCAATCTTACCTGGTGGCGTCCGTCAGCGGCTCGATGCCAGGCGGAGGAAACACATCTACAGTTGGTCTTAGCACATCATTCCTTATTTGGTACCTAGGTCAGTGCATGTGGGGCTAAAGATGGCTCATTTGTCAACACGTGGACACAAAACCCATTAATACACAAATTTTAATAGCATGTCTTTACAAAAGGAGCATCATGTGTGGTTTACAACAAGTATACATTTTCTACATCGaccatttattaaaaataacagaCCTTGAAAAGTCCTTCTGTACTGTACATTATATTAAGAATAACAGCAACTAGACTATTATTTATCTGGATCTCTCTTTACATGAGCACGGTACACGTAAAACAGTAATATTGTAATCCCCTGTGCATGAACATTTGAACATTGAACGTGTTAACAAGACAGATTTGTAATATTATTGGGCTCAAATCCCTGAATAAATATGAGTTAGCGGAAAAGAGGACTctcatttcacatttttcttcctctctttgtccgCTGGGTGGGGCAGAAACCTGTAAACGGATAATCCAAATTACTAATAGTTTATTGTCATTAGATATGCAGATGAAGTGTCTTCATTTAAGTCATCAGCCTTTTTTCATTCCATTATAATTCATCTTTGCTGTGGTGTTTGGGAGGACCTGATGCGAACAGCATCCCAGTActtttgatgttttaaaattCGGCGTCCCTGTTCGGCTACATAATTAAACGGCACCATCCCAAATTGCTTAGCTGGGTGATGCTGAAGTCGGCACGGCCTGACCTGAATCTCTATTTCCATCTCCGCATTACAAATTGTAGGTGTTGTCTGAGGGGAAACACGGAAACAAacttaaatagaaaaaaaagcttccttcAATTCTCACTCGTGACCGCTTCGATGTATCTGTTTCAAACTAAGGAGCTGTCGTACACAAACTACTCTGTCAAACTCTGCAGTCCCTGTTTCccttgttatatatatatatcttatTATGTATAAATATAGCAGTAAATATAGTCTATGTGTGTAGCATTACAACGTCTGCAAGCCCAAAATGAGAGCCAAGAGAAAGAGATAAAGATGCAGAGAGACGATGTGTCTCACAAATCGTGTCCTGACCTGGGGGTCCAACGACACAGAAAAAGCAGGATGTGTGAGTcgatacgtgtgtgtgttgctgctcgGGTTCATCAGAAAGTGAAGGCATAGACCACGCCCACGACCACTATGTTCCCGACAGTGGCGACGATGGCAATCCAGAGCCAGATGGCGTCGCTGGACATGGACTGCGACTCGTCCTGCTGGCCCTGGGCAGAGGCCGCTGAGGTGACGGCGTGGACGCTGGCCGAGGAGTTGAAGAGCGAATGCTCGCCGCTGTAGTCGTCGTTGGGGGAGGAGTCCATGAAGGCCCCCGTCATCATGGGGATCTGAGAAGTAACGATTTAGATAATTAGATAGTACTCACTGGTTAGAATTCTAACAAAATATGGATTTATGCTCATCCAGCACATGTGATTCTGCTATCAGACCCATGTCTGCAGAGTAGCATTTCAGGCCACTGCAGATCCCTTTGTAAACAATAAACATAATTTTTACAACTCTTCTTGACAGGATGGTGCGAAGTCGTGAACCACAAAATGCCGTCAATGCTTTTAATGACGCTGATGCTCTTGGATCCGCCAAAACCAGCTGAGGCGACCGAAAGTCTTAAGGCTAGCTACCATCAAATACCAAAGTCTAACTTTGTTAatagtccaaaaaaaaaaacctcagggTGAGATTTTTCCCAACTGGTTAACAGTGttttttgtaataaaataagCTAATTCAAGGCTGCCTTACAGTCATGTACAGTGAGTCGAGTCCTCAAGAAGAATGATGCCATGACTGTGGCGCACAAGATTTGTTCATATTAGTCGAGAGTAAATGCAGCATGAAATCATTAATAAGAAGCTGGAAACCATGGAAAGCAAGCGggatatatgtgtatgtatgtgtgtgtatgtgtgtgtggcgcaTCTTGATAAACATAGAATGGATATTTGACATGTGACTTATTACTAGGGAAATCCAGGTCCCGTGAAGGTGGAATCAACTGAACGCTGTAGTGCGCGTGCTTGCTTTAGTACATCAAATGTGCATCTCCATGGcgatgtatgtatatataattTGGAAGTGCATGAGAGGAGCATATATTGCTCTGGATGAGAAACAGGCCCCGCAGAAGATGTCGAAAAACAATGCTAAAAATACCTCGGAGGGATGTTGTTGGTTTCAAGCATACACAGAAATTCGCTTTTGCTTGCTCATTTGCTCACCTTCACTGCCTCGCACTCCTgtttataaccccccccccgcttcacATAAACATGGGCTAATGCACAAAGACATGTCACGGACACACTGGCgcacgcacacgtacacacacacggacacacaacACTTGTGGTCTTCCCTCGCACGGGGGAAAAGTCTGTTTTGAAAGCATTGTGCTGCTCTGTATTCATTGGCCCCTGGTGGTGAATAATGACATGACACATCCTGTGGAGCGCCCGCTGTTCACATGAGCATGATGAGGGCAGACAGGCATGCATGAAGTCCAGCAACCTGGATCTCaatgtatcccccccccccccccccccccccccacctcattCATTCCAACTACAACGCTTACATAACATGTTACAAGGTTGGTTTCCAGATATTATCTGCGATTCCCAACAGCAGTTTTGAGTTCCAGGGAAGACTTATTATAGCTGGTCCCCCATTTTCCCTTCTCCTGTACCCGGTCTATCAGCAGCATGAGGGTCCTTGTTATATGAGCCTTTTCCATGTTGCTTGTTTTGGACATGAAGGGAACTTGGTAAAAGGCCCTGGGTGGAATCAAACACAGAACCATGATTTGATCAGAATTGTGCTCGCTTCCCCTACAGATATAAAAACATTTGTAGTATTTCAACAATAATTATCTCCTGCTGGGTTTCTGATGTGATAATGATGGGACAGCGTGAGGCTGGGGaatgagctgaggaggagctgagggtgCAGCCAGGACTTATCACTTCAGGTTGCAGGGCTTTCACTCTGTAGCATCTTGGCCTCGATTGACATGCTAATTTTAAACCACAACGCCGTGATCTGCTGACAACCCAAAGCTGAGAATCCTATCATGCATTCCATCTTAATCTAACATTCGGTTAGATGATAACAGAAGCTCTCAACTCTGTCTGCATTCTTTATAATTATATTTTATGTATAAGTGACTCATTGTCTGCGGAAGTAAGCTGTTAGCATAAATGGAGAAGCTGGCTGAATAAAAAGTAGTCTCTGCTGGGAACATGTGTGGAAATATTCAAGCTGAGCCCaaatctaaatatttaattGCACCGTTTCCCTATTTTGGGCCAAGAGGATGACCCAACGTGTCTGCAGCACGCAGGCAGGTGTTGCAGTTGCATGTCTGAAGTATCTTTAGCCTGGAAGGACGATGATACTACAGACATGAAGACACTTGCTCCACTCAGCCAAGCCCACAGCTCCCCTGTGGACGGGCACTAATGGAACAGAGTGAAACAGAGAAGCGGGGAAGGAGCATCCGAACACAAGCGAGCACTTAAGTGGTCAGAGAAGGTCAGCCTTAAGCAATGCTTCTGCAGAAGCCATGTCTGCTGACATATGTGGATTAATCACTTCTATTCCACTCCATAGTTTCCTAGAAGTCACACGCATTCATCTCTCCCGCACTAAAGTGGAGGAGTGGATAAATACCACATCCCAGACAAAAAGCTTTCTGGTAAACGTGTTAGAATTGAGTGTCCTGAACACAAATATCCCCTGGCAACGTGGTGAAGGGGGAGGTGATCGCATTACTCGGACTTATAAGATAGTTCCCTGAAACTTTAGATTAAACCTACAGGTACAGAGGTTCACACTTTATGATGCTGTCTCCAGAGTTTATATTTTCTAATGCATTTCACCCTCCCACCCCTTCCTGTACTTGCACCAAATGCTATAAAGCAAAGTGAGGGATTTCAGGAGTCAGGTAGTTTGCTTTGAGCTGGACCGTTGACTTTTCTGGTTCAGCCTCATCGTGACCAGCTAGAACCTCATTGGTCTGACTGAACTAACCAAAATCCTCATTTAGCCCAAATGTACACAAATTCAAGCAAATTCATTTCACGTTGAAGCACAACTGACAATGTCAACAAACGCTGCATTCCTACATGTCCAATGACATCGCAGTGATGAGgcgaaaaaagaaaaatagcttACTCATGAAGACGTCCTTGAATCAGGAGTCATATCATTTAGTTCCTCAGCCAGAATATCTCTCTGACATATCGATCAACCAGGTTGGCCAAATTTTGGAGCTGAGCATAATTCATCTGGACTTCCTTACAGCAATTTGCAAGAAAAGGTGATTTGACAAGacaagaatttaaaaaagaccCCAAATGTAACAACATACATAGTGCAGCAACCTGCATATAAGCCATAAAATAATGCATATATCTCTGCATAACTTTAAAGAATACCGTTTAAAACCTCATACCACCCTACAGCACAGGAAACTACCCACAATCCCTTTCCTTCCATTCGCAATAACACAACGGTTATCCCAGTCTGTGTCCCCGTACATCTCAGCCCAGCACGCCCTGAGGAGGTAGTGACGCTCTCCGTAATGCAAATGATCTGTTGTAGCCACTGACCAGGAAGGATGATGACGTTCTCCTCCTGAGCAGCTTTGATTGACAGGTTTTTAATGCGAAGGCTGTGCAAAAGTAATGTGTTCCTACATGGAAATTGAATAATTTATAgcaattttttttctgattttctttttccttggAGGACAGCGTTGCAAACAGTCGtttgagagaggacaggaaggggttgTGCAGGGTGGAAAGTAGGCTGGTCTGAATAAAAGAAGCTGTTCAGAGTGAGGCTGTGGATTATTCAAACTAAACAGGACATTGGTTTACTCGACAGGCCTGTAACCACTAAATTTTTCAGGTGGATTTCTGTTAGTTCTTTGAGCAGCACTAAATAAGCTCCAGATTCCATGTTCAAAGTCACAAACTTGAAATGTAGAGTTTGAAATCCTTAAAAAACCTATTTGAGATGCTGAAAGACTGTGTGGTGGTGCAGTGAAGCCCTGTTCATTGTATGCTCTCCACCTGCTCCACTCCAAAAGGCTTCGATTTATTAGTCAAAGCTGTTCCCAGAGCTGTTCCACCCAACATGGGTGATCACAGCCATCGTGAACCATAATTGCTTCCCGTGGGATGTCACTCCCAGAAAGGACTCCTCGAAAAGCAACAACCAAACCCCGAAAAACTCTTCTGACGACAGCAAAGGCAACGCATACCtgaaagcagaaagaaaaagtcAGTTCTGTTCTCCAGGGGATAATAAAAAGGTCACCGAGCTGATCGATAAGCGCGTCCGTCTGGAGGAGGGAACTTCGAAGCCGTACGCGAGAGGATGGCGAGTGGGGAGGCGGACGGCTGCTGTTTGAGGAATGGGCTTTACGCTCGATATCACATGACCCATCAATGAAAACAAAGCCGTTGGCTTCAAACTGTCACAACAGTCTCTGGTGTTTCAGGTACGCCTCTGTTTGGACAGGTGTGAGCTCCCCTCCCCTAACAACGAGCTCTGAGTCACACACGCATTACAGAGAACACTGCATTATGTAATTACTATTtaattatgtgtgtgtatgcaaaTCTAAATCTGACCCTTTTGTGTGGCAACATCAGTGCTGCTAAATGATTAAACTATGCAACTACTCAGAAAAGGTGAATAGATAGGTGTTACGCTACATATGTAAGATTCCTCTTTTATAACACGCTGCTCGTTTTTTCCAGGAAAGGACATAACGCCTGCATGACCAGCACCAAGGTCCAGAACCTGGAGCGAGATGGAAGAAGCCGTTCGCACCTGTGCTTCTCCCGCAGAGCGCCCTGAGAGGTGCACTACAGAAGCTGAACCAGCAGCTACCTAATGCACACGGACATAATTGCACACAGATGCTGTTGTGCTGACGAGCTCGTTGGTCTGCTCGCCGCCTCAAAATCCAATCGCTGCCGCCACAGGTGTGGGCTGCTGCGCGGTCGGGATGAAAACGCTCGTTTACACGCGCAGCACTACCATCGATCCAGATGGAAGATAATCCACAATTTACTGCATATATACTGGTGCCAAGTATTCATCCCTTGGTTTCACTTTCACTGTTGAAAAGTGACCAAACAGCAAAATGCTGTAAAATGTGAATATAAGTTTTGTAGACTAAACTGAGACAATGTTGAAGAAACCCAAAAGCACCAACGGAGAATCGTTGTTTGGTTTGTTCATCTAAAACGAGGCAACATTTTGACAACCAAACTCCATCTCTTTGTGAGTAAAAGAGGGCGGGGTTAGCACAGGAAGTCACACCTCAGGAGCCCCGTTACGAGCTGTGCAAGTCCAACCCGAAGTTGTGTCCCCCAGTCTGCATTTGCAGCTTGTTCTGGATCAGATCCCTGTTACATCCGACACTTCCTGGGTTTTCTTCCGACCTCTGTTCCAGCTGTGCGCCGCACTTCAGCTCTCCCGGAGGAGCtgcaataaatgtcagtgttttgGGAGTGGGTGTTATCTATAACCCGCTCCTTGTGCGACACGACGCGCCACAGGccaggaaaataaataacaggaaATTACAGCAGGCAGCATCTGAGGGGAGCAGCATGGAGATAAGAGTAGCTGCTCCATCCAGGCTAACAATAGATTTTATCTGAAGCACATACACAAGCCATCATGCCATAAATCTGCAGCAGAGATTTACAAACGCTTGTTCACCCACAAAAGGACCTACGGTTTCAGGTCTGCCTCCGACAAGCTGCGCAGatttacagctgctgcttcattgatTTCCTTATCTCAGTCAGCCGGCAGCACTCCTGTATAAATCTTGCCACTCAGCTGCTTACAGTAAGGAGCAAAGTGATGGTGGCTCAACACCCTGTGTGATGTGACCAATAAACGCACCTCATTTATGGTTTTGTGCACCTCACGGTGATGTTTGTGTAAATTATCTGCTGGTGAATAAAGCTGTTGGGACATAAAATCACTTGGGTCATGGCAGGCTCTTGAAGAAATACGAGAAAAGAAGGAGATAAAGTATGTTTGCATTTAGAAACTGATGCTCACTCAGGGAAGAAGTGATGAAAATGTTCCTGAAACTAACAACTAACAAAGAAGTTTAAAGAAACACTGATCTTCCTGGTGATCGCACCACAAAAAGAGCTAAGCTAGAGACTTTATAGACATTAAACAGTGACCCCTGCCATTTTTTAATATTCTATATTCCTCTTTCATGATGGCGCTGGTGGTGAAAGCCAGCGGGATGAATTTCTGCTCATGCTTTATTCATCAATGACACATTCGGCGTTTTGAATTCAACTATTTGGCTGGATTTGGGGTATAAACTTGCCCCCGTGCATTCAGCCCCGAGATTCTGCTAAATTTAAATaccaaacatttaaaaagcccCCAAAACACTACAAGAATGGTTTCAGTTGCAAATTAGATGCAGATCATTTCACTTCtgtgatatttttttttctttttcggaGTGCTTTAAATTATTTACTCGGGCTTTTTAGAATAATGTTTTACACAGAAACATGTATTAATATGTGAATAACCTGTCTTAGAGATTATTTTATCATCCAAGATCATCAATTCTAACTCCATACATTATTTACGGGGTCTTGAAATCAGATGTTTGACGTACTTGAAACCAAAAAAGACCAATTTTAATCTCTAAATACGCGACGCTggttggaaggggggggggcacattggGCTCTGTGCACACATGTCAAAATATATCAAGCTGCCTGCTCATTTATTTTGCATTGCGGACAATTTCATTTAAAGGGCGCCCAGAGGAGTCACACTTTGCCTCCTTCATGTTTCATGGACAAAATCCTCTCTGTGGAGTGTTGCTGCTGAAGCGTCAGTACCAACCTGAATCTTCAGTGTGAGTATTAAACATCATCCCCGAATGTCCAACTATCAACTTTAATTCACCTTCGTTTAAAGGAAGGTAATGTAATAAAAGGGGGTtatttgctttgaaaaaaaatgattgCTGTAAAGTTTTGGTCTTCATTTGTTGTATTGTCATAACTTACAATTCAGGAAAACAAAGTGAGTTAATGATAAGAAAATGGACATTTGTCCTCCTGTAAAGCTGTGAAAGTTGTGGATCATTGTCCATGtccaggtgctgctgtgtccaAGCGTGCACACTCACAACCAATGCAGAGAAATTTAAGTTGCAGTGGAAAACTTGAACTGAATGATGCAGACCTGAGGGCATGAACTGAGTCGAGAGCGGGCATTAAGACCATCACCTCACCCCCTCAGGAGGTCAGCACACCCAGCCACCATGTCATTCCTCCGGTTATGAGGCTCTCAATGCACCCCCGCTTTTATTAATTTAGCTCTGTCTGCTCTAACCTTGTCATCAACGGCCTCAGACGTCATTCTTTCCAGCTCCCAAGGCTGCAACagtttcagagctgcagagtcGCTCCTCTGTCCCACAAAGGCAAATGTCAGTTCCTCAAAACGCAAGCATGAAAAGATCAGAATGGAGGAAATGTACTTGTTCCCTTTCACTGGATTTAGCTTTTGAATGGCGGAAAAAATAATCCTCGACATTAAAAGGTCAGCAATTGGGAAACACTGACCAACTAACTGTAAGTCATTGACCTCCGAGCGTCCGTGTAAATGGACAGTCATCTTCTCCCCGTTTTGCTCCGGCGACGGCAACAGCTTGATGACAGGGCCTCCGTGAAGACATGGGCACAACAGCTTTTGACTTTTGATGGATCTCTTTTTCCCTCTGACATTAGCCAAGAGCGGCCCCGAGGACAAGATGCTAACCCTTTCCCAGAGCTGACCAGCTGGTCGGAGTGAACGGTCAGATGGTGCTGCGGGCAGAGCGCGTCTGGAAACATTTTATCATGATACAATGATTTCAGCCACCAAGCCAGAAACATAAactcaatttttaaaaaaaataaatgaaaaccagGCTGCTTGGAGGAGCTTCAACTGCCACATTTGCATGTTGGCACATCCAGATTTGTGCTTCCAAACTAGGGTTCCTCATGTTAGCTGAAACTCTATAGCTTGTACAGCCTGCACAGAGTGTTTAACACTTTTTAACCTCTTGTATAATCTGTGTGTCCATATATCTGCACCTTTCTTCTGTATTAACACGGTAATGGCACATTCTACAGCTAAAGGTCTTCTGCATCATCTCACGCCACATGATATATTCATATTAACATTTATAACCCGTGGCAGACGCGGGCGGGCTAGCCTGTGTCATCCTGTAGGATAACTCCACTGAGAAATTGGACTGAATGGTAGCAGaagttattttaaaatgacagagCCAGATGGAGCAAATTTGCCTCGGTGTTGCAAGCATGAAACATGCATATCAGGCATACATCCTGATGGCCTCCGTGTGCACACGCAGCGGCCTGATGCAAGGTTTTTTGAGGTGTGTCTAACTGTTACAGGTTGTTGTGACGGAATAGGTTTCTCCTTTGACCAGTTTCAGGGTGTTGTAGCCAATGTTGTAGATCCTATTGAACAACTGCTCTTTCGGTCCAACATAAATCACCACTGAATTCCTCCGAGTCCCcctggctgctgtttttcttctggaTTTTGCTTATAAAAGCCTCCTTTCAAttataccgtattggcccgaatataagacgaccctgattataagacgaccccctctttttcaagactcaagtttgaaaaaagactttttgaacaccaaatgtcatttttatacagaaaataattacagtacatctgaaacaaatgattatatcttcgacccacttttctccagattgtcgctacatttctctattttctgttatctcttctcttattttcttctcttttctttcttatcgctatttttttatttttcttcttcgtgctaccgctatttttatttttcttcttcgtgacaggggttcgctttggcctgcgacgttaagttcagcattcgctttaaatatatatggcgccatctagcgttgtgaatgggtataatgtctagaccgcgaatgtaagacgacccccactttttcagtcttatttcaacgcaaaaaacaccgtcttatattcgggccaatacggtactTCCCCtgctccttccctctcctgtgTAATCATGTCTTTGCCGTCGCCACAAAGTGTCAATCTCATacaaaaatgtgattaattGCCCCTCCTGCGTACGTTCCCAAGCCCCACAACATGCTGTCAAAATGGGTTTGACAGCATGTTGTGTTCTTGGCTAAAAGGGTCTAAAACACAAAGTGGAAACTTTGTGTTTAGACTGTGTTTTGTGAGTGGAA
Above is a genomic segment from Takifugu rubripes chromosome 2, fTakRub1.2, whole genome shotgun sequence containing:
- the LOC105418803 gene encoding uncharacterized protein C14orf132, whose product is MDLSFMAAQIPMMTGAFMDSSPNDDYSGEHSLFNSSASVHAVTSAASAQGQQDESQSMSSDAIWLWIAIVATVGNIVVVGVVYAFTF